Part of the Lolium rigidum isolate FL_2022 chromosome 6, APGP_CSIRO_Lrig_0.1, whole genome shotgun sequence genome, AGTGCACAACCACAGTTACAGTGGTGAGCTACTTAAGCACTTAGCTAGCGAAAGATTTGGGCATAGGATAACTCAACAAATATCATGAATGAAATGGCCTAACGATTAACCTTAAACCTCTGTTTAGAGTATCAGAAGTTGTTTCACCTTGCATGCTTGTGCCCAACTAAAACATGGCCCTTAAGGCACTTGTTGTTTGTTTATTTTCAACTAGTAGCAGACTTTTTGAGCATGGGATGTAGCATCATGCCCGTTTATAGTGCATAATAGGTACGAATAAATAGAAATGCAGTGCCCTAGTTGACTTTGAAGGTTCATAATTAAGAAGCTAAAGGCAATAAACGCGAAGAGTTCACTGTCAATAGTGCCCATACTGAAACATGCACAGTTAACCAACACACATCGAAGAGTCCCAAATGGAGATTTTTTGTGTAGATTGCATGAGGATAAAGAAGAGAGAATCACCTGGGATCAGCTCCAGGTACTTAGGGAAGGTACATGGATAGTGCCATGCAGCAAGAGTGTTGTTGCCCTCGATAGAACACGGCGCGATTGCTTCCACAGCCATATGTTTCATGTCAACACTGAGGACCCAGGCCTTGACGTCTTCACAGTTCAACTTACACAGCACGTAAAGGAAATCGTCGTCCTCCTTGGTCAGCGTGGGGGTATAGAAAACCAGTTTCTTGAGTTCTAGTTCTTTGGTCCTGTCATTCCACAGCTCGGGCAATAAATCAGAATAGCTTGGGTGAACAGAGATGTTGGCAACATGAAGCGACGAGCGCACATGCCAATCGTCCCCATCTACGTCTCTATTCCATACGGTGGCTTTCCAACCTTGATTGCCCAAGCTCCTGCGACCACGGTCGTCAAACTCGACCTCGACGAACTTGATAAAGTTGCTGCAGCCAGCAGAGACATCACAACAGTATTCCGGGGCAATGTAAGGGTATCCTTTGTGATCCATGTTGCAAACCCTTGACGCGGGCAAGGGGATGTACTTGATGCCAGGGCAGTCGCTGAAGACGTCGCGAACAAGAAGAATACCCCAGGAGAGGTCGACAAAGCCCAGGGAGCTTGCTCCGACCTTGATCACCTTGGAGGTGGCATGGCTAGCTTTAGCTAGCAGTTTCTGATCATCTTCTGACAAGCCCGGCAAGTCGACCTTGCTGCTCCATGCCCGCGTCAGGGACGAGAAGAGGTGTAGGTCGTAGTACCTAGCCTTGTCACGGTGGTTCGATCTCCTATGCAGGAAGACGACGGCATAGCGCTCGCTGCCACAGGGCAAGAGGGCAGATAGACCGTTTGGTCTGGCGATGTCTGGGTCCGGAACGGGGTGCAGAGACGGCTTCCCGGGGCCGGCTCTGTAGACGAAGCGGTGGGTGCATCTCCGGCCAGGGTCTCTGGATGTCCGGCCAGGAAGGGGGGTAAAGTCGACGGAGAAGAGGACGAGGGCGGCGTCGGCGCAGGTGACGTAGGGCTCTAGGGCGAAGTCCTTGGCGTCGAGGCCGGGGCAGTGGACGGAGAAGTAGGAGACTCCCGGCGGGTCGACGAGCCAGAAGGAGACCTGGATGGGCTGGCCCTCCGTGGTGCGGCACTCGGCGGTGGTCGCGTTCCGGTGTCCGAAGATGCGCGCCGAGTTGTGGAGTAAGACCCAGTCTGGTCGGCTGGAGCGCCGTGTGGTGCCGCCGGCGACGCGAGGGTCCATCGGGGCGGAGAAGCGGAAGGAGGCGGGGGGAAGCACCATTGGATCTGGCGGCGCAAGCTGGGCAGTGGGGATTTGGGAAGTACGCTACACTGAATCGACAAGTTCTAAACGATGGTGATTGGCGGTGGTACGAGGTGGCGGAGTGGACTCAGGCAGCGGCAAAGATTTGGGCGTTCGCCGGTGCCGGCGAACGGTGTTGGACACTTTCTTTTCGTTTGGACCGGGGAAGACGGGGGAAGAGATTTTATTTTGGTTGCCAGGTGCCGACCGATTAGATTCCGAACAGAAAGAGATTTTATTGTGATCCGGGCTCCGTCGGTATGGTTCATGGCCGCTGACTCACTGATCCAACGGATGACACCCCACTCCCTCAACCCTCTTTTTTCTGTGAAACACAATACACACATAGACGCTCACATATATACACTGAATCGACAAGTTCTAAACGATGGTGATTCGCGGTGGTACGAGGCGGCGGAGGGGACTCGGGCAGCAGAGAAGAGGCTCGACTGTTGGTTGTCCGGGGCGAACGTCGGCGACGGGCTGCGGCCTGCGGGGTGAGGGTTTTCGCTCCTCTTTTCGGGCCTGCGGACGAAATCGCCTCTCGCAGCTTCAGTGGTCTAATTCAAATTTCACTCGCGGCTGAAGTCGAAAACAACCGAAATTTCACACCAAAGGCATGATTAAAGCGGCAATTCCTATTTGACGCCTCCTTCACCGGTTAGTGTCGATATGCCCATGTGAATGAGTGGTTGGGCCGAGGCTTGTTAGTAGCGGACGGGGCCATAGACATCAGGGAAGAAGTCGCTGGAGAGCAGGAAGACGCGCCGAAAtcaacctcgccaccgacggggaCAACGCGGCTGGCACGGCGTCGCCGACTAGGCGAGGGATGGACCTCACCGGAGACGGGGAGGATGCGGCTCGCCGCGGTGTCGCCAAAGAGGCGAGGAAGAGAACTTAGCGGGCTTAGGGTGGGGTGCAGGTGCGGGGAGCTCGCCGGCGGTAGGATCTTAGGGTTTAGGTGCGGGGTCTAAGGAGCCGGCTggagatgtgtgtgtgtgtggcaggGGGTTAGAGGGAGGTCGGGGTGGTGGGTTGTGGTGGAGGAGGGCGGAGCGGCGAGGCAACGCGTCAGCGGTGCCCGCCGATGGTGCCGGAAGCTGGCAACCTGGCCGACGGTGGCAGCGTGGGGACTGGATCGGAGAAGAAgcgggaggaaggagaagaagatgggGCCCATGAGGCGTTGTTGCGTGCGTAGTGGTGCTTGCCGACGCTGAACGCGTCAAATATGAGCCCCCAGTTAAAGCCCTATGTCCATGTACACCTCTTTCAGAGTTCTTGGGCTAGCTTTGTGCGGGCCAAGAGGATGGATGTGTTTGAGTATATACACAGGAGTTTCACCGTTACTTTTTGAGAAACAATAATCGAATAAGATTGCATCTTCTTCAACACCGTTGGTCGTAGATGATGAAGAAACCAATATCGATAGTGAGCTTGAAATTGAAGATACAACACCACATCCACTTTCACCCAAACAACCAAATACAAGATCATATGATGCTCACTTTCTTACACATGATCGGGGGAAAAGATTCCTATTTGAAGTTATGATGTTAATATTCAAGATGATGTTCGGAGAGGATATATTCTAAAAGGTCCATGCCAACCATATGAGCATGCTTTCCcaacaacaacaaaagaagggtaaAAACCGGAACTTTAGTTTGTTTGTTTTCAATCTCAACTTTATGGTTCTTGTTCTTGGCTACACAAATGATTTGTCTATATCTTTGCAAAAGAGGATCAAGATATTGTCAATGCAATGAAGCTTGTTGGATTGGCAAAGGATAAAATTAAGGATATGAGGTCATCAGTTGGATGGGAAATTCGCAAAGGTGACATTCATTTGCAACAAACATGGCATTGAAGTTCCTTCACCTGAGTCCAATTATGTGGCTCATGGAAGATCACAGCAGTATTATGAAAACCAAACAAATGATGATCATAATAGAAGAGAAGTGTATCTTGCACTACTAGGAATAGCTTATAGACCCAGAGTTACCGCCAGCACGCCAAATATATTGTACACCGGTGCTATTTACCGCTGACGTACCACTTATTTGGTGCACCGGTGATACTCTAACTTCGCCAGCATACGTGCATTTTTGTGCGCCATTGATATTGGACGTTCTGCCCAGGTTGATACGCCAGGCTGCACTGTCGGCATCCTAAAAAAAGTGTGCGCCAATGATATTGGAGGTTCTAGCCTAGGTTGCATTGTCGGCGTCCTAAAAAAGTGTGCGCCAACGACATGAGGACCTCCTTGTACCACGTCCCCCGCACCTGAtgaatgtaaaatgcatacatgaactttataatttattgacacatatttccatatatttgcatcttatataatattatttccatgttttatattgtttttggggattttctaaacaatcccatCTCCTTGGGTTTTAACTCTCTGGCAGAAAACATCttatgttagtatttttgacttttCAGAAGCTACAAGACTTAAAAAGGGCAAGGTTAGAGGCCACGCTTAGGAATTTTCGATACAAACAAAATAAGCTAAAGTGGGAAACAAGAGGAGGTCAATGGGCTGGGAGATAGGGCCAGTAGCATGCCCTCCCCCTTTgggcgcgtgatacgtctccaacgtacctataagttctgatgttccatgcttgttttatgacaatatctacatgttttgctcacactttataatgtttttatgcattttccggaactaacctattaacgagatgccgaagggccagttgctgttttctgttgtttttggttccaaaaaggctgttcgggcaatattctcggaattcgacgaaatcaacgcccagaaccttatttttcccggaaccttccagaaagtcagagggggaccagaggggtgccatgggggcccacacgtggtggcggcgcggcctaggaggggggcgcgccaccctagtgtgaggaggccccgtggcccctccgactccgactcttcgcctatttaagccgtcctgacctaaaacatcgataccgattgacgaaactccgagaaagactccggggcgccgccaccatcgcgaaactccaattcgggggacgaagtctcgttccggcaccactgccgggacggggaagtgccccggaagccatctccatcgacgccaccgcctccatcatgctccgtgagtagttcccccatggactacgggttctaggctgtagctagttggtactctctcccccatgtacttcaatacaatgatctcatgagctgccttacatgattgagattcatcgatgtaatcggtgttgtgtttgttgggttccgatggattgttacattatgattagtatatctataaagtttgtgaagttattgttttttgcaatcttgttgtgtttaatgcttgtcactagggcccgagtggcatgatcttagatttaagctctatacttattgcttagattgtatctacaagttgtatgcacatgtctatgtctggaaccaaaggccccaaagtgacagaaattgggacaactggaggggaaggcttagatatgaggatcacgtgttttcacggagtgttaatgctttgctccggtgctctattaaaaggagtaccttaatttccggtagattccctagaggcccggctgccaccggctggtaggacaaaagatgttgtacaagtttctcattgcgagcacgtatgactatatatgggaaacatgcctacatgattaataatcttgatgttactgtcttaatgctatttcaatcctatcaattgcccaactgtaatttgttcacccaacacttgttattggagagttaccactagtgtagataggctgggagccccggtccatctctcatcatcatatactcgttctacatgacattggaagtagtatcaactattttacggtgccattgctctcatattactgcttctGCTGCTGTATtcttgttactacttgctctcatattactgcttgctttcacatcacccactgttactagtgcttttccaggtgcagctgaattgacaactcggttgttaaggcttataagtattctttacctccccttgtgtcgaatcaataaatttgggttttacttccctcgaagactgttgcgatcccctatacttgtgggttatcaagactgttttctggcgccgttgccggggaggcatagctttactcataagttcacctggggagtacactccacctctctctctgttttattttgttttgttttgcttagtttacttttgcctagtttatttgtgcttagtttatttctgtctagtattattttgcttagtttacttttgtctagtttctttttgttttgttttattttccctatatacccaaaaatccataaaaatttaaaaaaccgaaaaattaaaaactgttgttatgggagaacccacaacctatttggagcttactgaattatataataat contains:
- the LOC124667481 gene encoding uncharacterized protein LOC124667481, which codes for MVLPPASFRFSAPMDPRVAGGTTRRSSRPDWVLLHNSARIFGHRNATTAECRTTEGQPIQVSFWLVDPPGVSYFSVHCPGLDAKDFALEPYVTCADAALVLFSVDFTPLPGRTSRDPGRRCTHRFVYRAGPGKPSLHPVPDPDIARPNGLSALLPCGSERYAVVFLHRRSNHRDKARYYDLHLFSSLTRAWSSKVDLPGLSEDDQKLLAKASHATSKVIKVGASSLGFVDLSWGILLVRDVFSDCPGIKYIPLPASRVCNMDHKGYPYIAPEYCCDVSAGCSNFIKFVEVEFDDRGRRSLGNQGWKATVWNRDVDGDDWHVRSSLHVANISVHPSYSDLLPELWNDRTKELELKKLVFYTPTLTKEDDDFLYVLCKLNCEDVKAWVLSVDMKHMAVEAIAPCSIEGNNTLAAWHYPCTFPKYLELIPEDDVTQNFKSISMADCVLQVMLTQDWFMELDKCLESEGATYDECRSLLHSRPVSSLLLDIQEVVKDASGYGESETTSKAADICSRALEDFDVQLKSPSDPLSCTEALRSRISVALGALDSFLRTVPATVRVLADACHEERRRAKSELCHKPGQMMPGHTTDMSYGWFNERTKQNNNEGNKRNQLSCCLVEQAAVPDGHQLRQSKNPSYFLMIFWLLSAYLLTPVVLKLLGHHPAVQ